The DNA sequence TGACCGGGTTCTTCATAGGAAATCCCGGTCCAGAACCACACGACGCAGGCGCTCTGCCGTGTGGATGGCGATCTGGATGCTCAACTTCGACCCCATCTTTCCATGCGTCTCCAGCACATCCATGAACTCGGGCCGGAAAAAGAACAACAACCGCGTCGGTTCCAGACAAATCGCCGTGGCCGATCGAGGGGCTCCGCTCAACAGGGCCAATTCCCCAAAAAATGCCCCGGGCTCGATCTCGCTCAACTTGACCTGGCCCCCGTCTGCGTTGCGGTGGATCTGCACCCGGCCCTCCACCACCACATACATCCCCAACCCCTCGTCACACTCCTCAAAGATGACCTCGCCCTTGAGGTAGGTCCGCTCATGGATGATCTGGGAAAGGATGATGAATTCCTGATTGGTCAATTTAGAAAAAAGCGGGATGCCCTTGAGCAATTGCAGATAAGGGGTGAGCTTGGCCCCGTTGCGCTGGAAAAGTCCCATACGCGTAGTAAAGCCCTTCCCTCGTCCGGAAAGCAACGCCGAAAAAGCTTTTACGCTGCCTCAAGGAAATGCTATCGACTTCAAATGGAATTGGCCGAAGTCGCAGAAGGAGCCCTCGTCATCCTCAATCTCAAAGGGGACATCGACCTCCAACACTCCCCCAAACTGCGCGACCTGCTGCGCGCAAAGATCAAATCGAAGTGCCCCGCGCTGGTGGTTGATTTCACCCACGTCAACTACATCGACTCCTCCGGACTGGCCACCTTCGTCGAATACTATCAGGGGGCACGCCAGTTCTCCGGCAAAGTGGCCCTAGCGGCCATGTCCAACCGGGTGCGCAGCGTTTTCGATCTCGTCCGCCTCAGCGAGGTCTTCCCCATCTTCCCCACCCTCGACGAGGCCAAGAAATCCCTCGGCGGCGCCTGAGGCATTCCGGACCAAGGCCTTGAAGGAATACTTCCAACTCGGGGCCTCCATCCTCTATTGGCTCTTCGTCGCGCCCTGGCGCGGCCGTTTTTTCAGCATCCCGGAAACCTTCCACCAGATCGTCCGCATCGGCGTCCAGGCCCTGCCGATGGCCAGCCTCACCGCCTTCAGCGTCGGCCTCACCCTGGCCATGCAGGCCGCCCGGGAAATGGGACGCCTCGGCGCCGATGCCTATGTCCCCGACCTCGTCGTCGTTTCTCTTCTGCGCGAACTCGGCCCCCTCCTCATCGCGGTCATCGTTGTCGGCCGCAGCGGTTCGGCCGTCACGGCCGAACTCGGCACCATGGTCGTGTCGGAGGAAATCGAGGCCCTCGAGGTCATGGCCATCAACCCGGTTCGTTTCCTCGTCATCCCCCGCTTCCTCGCCATGGTCATCATGCTCCCGGTACTCACCATCTTCGGGAACTACGTCGGCATGTTCGGCGGCTGGTTCATCTGCCACTACACCCTCGGCATGGACACGGCCACGTACATCATCCGCGGGTGCGCCCGCGCGGAATTCATCGATCTTTACAGCGGCATGGCCAAGAGCTTCGTCTTCGCCGTCCTCATCATCACCATTGCCTGCCACTACGGCATGACCGTCAAGGGCGGGGCCGAGGGCGTCGGCCGCCACACCACTTTCTCCGTCGTCTATTCCCTCCTCGCCATCCTCATCGCCAACGCCCTCCTCACCGGCGCGTTCTTCTTCCTCTAACCTCCCGTTTCCATGAGCCGTTTCGCCGACAACTCCGAACCTGTCATCGAGGTCACCGACCTCGTCCGGGAATTCAACGGCCGCAGGGTGCTCAATGGCATCAGCTTCAAAATCCACCGCGGCGAAACCATGATCATCATGGGCGGCTCCGGTTGCGGCAAGAGCACCCTCCTGCGCCATATGATCGGCTCCATGAAACCCACCTCGGGCTCGGTCAAAATCTTCGGCCGCGAAGTCACCACCATGACCGACCCCGAACTCGACGAAATCCGCCGACGCTTCGGCATGAATTTCCAATTCGGCGCCCTTCTGCAGTCCCTCACCGTGGGTGAAAACGTCGCCCTTCCCCTGCTCGAACACAGCACCGTCGACCCCGGCATCATCGACCTGGTCGTGAAGATGAAACTGGAACTGGTGGGACTCACCGGATTTGAAAACCTCAAACCCGCCGAAATCTCCGGCGGCATGCGCAAGCGCGTCGGCCTGGCCCGCGCCGTCGCCCTCGATCCCGAATTGCTCTTTTCCGACGAACCCACCTCCGGCCTCGACCCGGTCATGACCGCGGTCGTCGACAAACTCACCGAGGACTTGACCAAGAACCTCGGCATGACCGCGGTTGTGGTCACCCATGACATGACCAGCGCTTTCCGTATCGGCACCCGCATGATCATGCTCGGCACCGGACCCTGGCAGGGCAAAATCATCGCCGAGGGAACTCCGGAAGAAATACGCAACCACCCCAACCCCATGTTGCAACAGTTCATCCGTGGCGAGGCCGACGGCCCAATTCCCTTGAAACTCTCCAAGGACGACTATATCAAGAGGCTCCTCGGCTGAACCCGCAACACAACAACCTATGAAACTCAAAAACACCTCCGATTTCCTCATCGCCCTCACGGTCATCGGCTGCAGCCTTCTCCTGCTCGCGGCCATGTCCATGGCCCTGACCGGTTTCAGTTTCGGCAAAAAGCCCGGCCGCACCGTGGCCATCGACCTCCCCTCGGTCACCGGCCTGCGCGTCAACTCGGAAGTCCGTTACGCCGGAGCCGAAGTCGGCAAGATCCTCTCCATCGAACCCCTGGACTGGGACCGTCGCACCCACCCCGATCTGGCCGTGCGGATCATCGCCGAAATCGACCGCCCCATGCCCGCCCTCAAGACCGATTCCGAGGCCGCCATCACCTCGGACACCATCCTGGCTGAAAAATTCCTCGACCTCACTCCCGGCACCGCCTCTGCGGCGCTGCTCGCCGATGGCCAGCCCATCACCGCCCGCAAGGTGGCCACCTTCGACGACCTGACCCGCGAAGGCTTGGACATGCTCACCGAGTTGAACTCCATCGTCACCTCGGTCAAAGCCAAGAACCCCGACCTCCCGGAAAAAGTCAACGCCCTCCTCGCCAACGCCCAGAACCTCTCGGCAAACGCCGACGAACTCATCGAGCGCCTCAATGAGTTGACGGAAAAGAACAACGGCAAAATCGACCAGACCCTGGGCGACCTCAACGTGGTCCTGCAAAACCTCAAGGTGGTTTCCACCTACGCCAAGGCCCTGACCGGCACCATCGGCCAGAAACCCTGGCGCGTCTTCTGGGGCGGCGAAACCCCCCCCCTTCCCTCTGAACAGGAAATCCTAGCCAGTGACAAGCCCCTCCCGGTCCCGCCACCCAAGAAGTGAGCAGGAACGCACGTTCGTGCGAAACGGATGCCTCCCGTCCTTCTTCCGCCAAGAGGGTGCCGACTCCAACATGAAAGATCCCATTGCCCGCTACCAGGCCCTGATCGAAGTCGCCCGCAGCATGAGCGGCGTCATGGACCTCGACGCCCTCCTCCACGGCATCCTCAAAAATGCCCGCGAGGTCATGGAGGCCGAGGCCTGTTCCATATTCCTGCCCGACCACGACACGGGTGAAATGGTCCTCCACTCCGCCGATTCAGGTGAAGGGGAGGTGGTCGTCACCATCCGTGTGCCCAAGGGCGTGGGCGTGGCTGGCATGGTTTTCGAATGCAAGAAAACGGTCAACATCCAGGACGCCGACAACGACCCCCGCGTCTACAAGGAGGCCGCCAAAAAAGCCCGCATCCACACCCGCAACATGATCTGCGTGCCGTTGCTCAACGGAGGCAATTGCATGGGTGTGATGCAGATCCTCAATGCCATCGGCCGTCCCTGCTTCGATTCCCAGGACGAGGAAATCGTCGAGGCCTACGCCGGCCTCATGGCCGCGACCTTGGTGCGCCTCGACGCCGAACGCATCGCGATTGCCGGGGCCCGCGCCCGCCAGGAACTCGAACTGGCCCGGGAAATCCAGGATTCCTTCCTCCCCCCACCGGTGCGATCCCTCCCCACCTGCCGCATCCGCATGGGTTTCTTCCCCGCGCGGGAAATCGGCGGCGATTTTTACTTCGTCCACTCCCTGGACGACCACCGCACCCTCTGCGGGTTGGGCGATGTTTCCGGCAAAGGCGTCCCGGCTGCCCTGACCATGGCCCGTGCCATCGCGGAAATCCGCGGACTCAAGAGCACCCTCGGCCAGGACCTGGGGGCCTGGGTCACCCATCTGAACCAGATCTTCTGCGAGGGCCTCAGCCAGGGCCGCTTCATCGGGATGACCTTCCTGTTCACTGATAGCCAGGCCCAGACCATGCAGGTCTGCACCGCAGGGCAGAATCCCCCCGCCCGTTCCAACGCCGGCCCCTGGATTCCCGCTCCCTGCAAACCCCACCTCCCCCTCGGGATCGTGCCCGGCTTCACTTACCACGCGGAGTCCTTCCCTCTCGTCGCGGGCGAGATGTGGGCCCTTTTTTCCGACGGCATCACCGAAGCCCGCAACGCCGCCGCGGAGGAACTGACCGAGGCCCGCTTCCTCGCGGCCCTCCCCCAAGGGGCCAATCCCCCGAAAACGTTCGACGCCATGGTCCATGCGTGGAAGGAATTCGTCGGCACCGCCGCGCCCCACGATGACGCCTCCCTCATGCTTTTCACCTGGCGCGGCAAAACCCCTCCCGCCTCACTGCAACACCATTGCTGCCTGGAAAACCTCGCCCCGGGCCGGGCCTTCATCGAGGAATGGGCCAAATTCTCCTGCTTCGACGATATCTCCGTCGGTCAGATCGTCCTGGCCGTGGATGAAGCCGTGACCAATGTCTACCGCTACGCCTATGGTGAAAAATCCGGCCCCCTCGAATACCAAGTCGCCATCGAAGACGACCACCTCGTCATCCGTCTCATCGACCAGGGCACACCTGTCGTGCTTGATAAAATCAAGGGCCGCGCGCTTGACGACCTCCGACCCGGCGGCCTCGGCACCATTCTCTTACAAAACGTCTTCGATTCGACGCAGTACCTGCCCCAATCGGTGGGCACCATCCTGGAGCTGCGCAAAAAAATCCCATAAAAAGGGGTTTAATCCCCTCTGATTTAAGGGATTGCACCACCCATCAAAACTGCTTATTTTTGCCAGAGGATATAACCCACCAACCAACGCAAGGACCCGGATTGAA is a window from the Candidatus Methylacidiphilales bacterium genome containing:
- a CDS encoding MlaD family protein; its protein translation is MKLKNTSDFLIALTVIGCSLLLLAAMSMALTGFSFGKKPGRTVAIDLPSVTGLRVNSEVRYAGAEVGKILSIEPLDWDRRTHPDLAVRIIAEIDRPMPALKTDSEAAITSDTILAEKFLDLTPGTASAALLADGQPITARKVATFDDLTREGLDMLTELNSIVTSVKAKNPDLPEKVNALLANAQNLSANADELIERLNELTEKNNGKIDQTLGDLNVVLQNLKVVSTYAKALTGTIGQKPWRVFWGGETPPLPSEQEILASDKPLPVPPPKK
- a CDS encoding ABC transporter permease encodes the protein MKEYFQLGASILYWLFVAPWRGRFFSIPETFHQIVRIGVQALPMASLTAFSVGLTLAMQAAREMGRLGADAYVPDLVVVSLLRELGPLLIAVIVVGRSGSAVTAELGTMVVSEEIEALEVMAINPVRFLVIPRFLAMVIMLPVLTIFGNYVGMFGGWFICHYTLGMDTATYIIRGCARAEFIDLYSGMAKSFVFAVLIITIACHYGMTVKGGAEGVGRHTTFSVVYSLLAILIANALLTGAFFFL
- a CDS encoding ABC transporter ATP-binding protein; this encodes MSRFADNSEPVIEVTDLVREFNGRRVLNGISFKIHRGETMIIMGGSGCGKSTLLRHMIGSMKPTSGSVKIFGREVTTMTDPELDEIRRRFGMNFQFGALLQSLTVGENVALPLLEHSTVDPGIIDLVVKMKLELVGLTGFENLKPAEISGGMRKRVGLARAVALDPELLFSDEPTSGLDPVMTAVVDKLTEDLTKNLGMTAVVVTHDMTSAFRIGTRMIMLGTGPWQGKIIAEGTPEEIRNHPNPMLQQFIRGEADGPIPLKLSKDDYIKRLLG
- a CDS encoding STAS domain-containing protein; the protein is MELAEVAEGALVILNLKGDIDLQHSPKLRDLLRAKIKSKCPALVVDFTHVNYIDSSGLATFVEYYQGARQFSGKVALAAMSNRVRSVFDLVRLSEVFPIFPTLDEAKKSLGGA
- a CDS encoding cyclic nucleotide-binding domain-containing protein, producing the protein MGLFQRNGAKLTPYLQLLKGIPLFSKLTNQEFIILSQIIHERTYLKGEVIFEECDEGLGMYVVVEGRVQIHRNADGGQVKLSEIEPGAFFGELALLSGAPRSATAICLEPTRLLFFFRPEFMDVLETHGKMGSKLSIQIAIHTAERLRRVVLDRDFL
- a CDS encoding SpoIIE family protein phosphatase, encoding MKDPIARYQALIEVARSMSGVMDLDALLHGILKNAREVMEAEACSIFLPDHDTGEMVLHSADSGEGEVVVTIRVPKGVGVAGMVFECKKTVNIQDADNDPRVYKEAAKKARIHTRNMICVPLLNGGNCMGVMQILNAIGRPCFDSQDEEIVEAYAGLMAATLVRLDAERIAIAGARARQELELAREIQDSFLPPPVRSLPTCRIRMGFFPAREIGGDFYFVHSLDDHRTLCGLGDVSGKGVPAALTMARAIAEIRGLKSTLGQDLGAWVTHLNQIFCEGLSQGRFIGMTFLFTDSQAQTMQVCTAGQNPPARSNAGPWIPAPCKPHLPLGIVPGFTYHAESFPLVAGEMWALFSDGITEARNAAAEELTEARFLAALPQGANPPKTFDAMVHAWKEFVGTAAPHDDASLMLFTWRGKTPPASLQHHCCLENLAPGRAFIEEWAKFSCFDDISVGQIVLAVDEAVTNVYRYAYGEKSGPLEYQVAIEDDHLVIRLIDQGTPVVLDKIKGRALDDLRPGGLGTILLQNVFDSTQYLPQSVGTILELRKKIP